A single Glycine soja cultivar W05 chromosome 14, ASM419377v2, whole genome shotgun sequence DNA region contains:
- the LOC114383120 gene encoding uncharacterized protein LOC114383120 isoform X2: protein MVIVDSDYEGAAIEALGSLFKVTQVFLWDDGLQVSSSAERWKLDEADDNHGSDPVPDLIDLITPEDLELTKQLNELGLPLSFQTNKEKNGPVKGKKKGKLLKHPNTCHNPVDETLYEVSGEEIVSPAKFHDKTSSPLSCISMLGQSESSFLEGAMDIDMTQCAYGEGANSACCTGFASGVCRDINNDNINQVATNEAQDDDFLISNDRVDLKTAPASDTGVSAGSHLKGAGVNYCGTEYDESLIDSECLEVSPIVGKNTDCDTIYNDDGAATCHPHSIESELHPVSSEGIECDRNDVSNNYAEHGDWMVVWDTFYERTYFYNIRTHTSTWDAPSGMEHLATGRYTESDDSKTLKASEEWGIQNSTKPPEETLIEENLEVKQHEEYLTESGVAVGNLVSDITTHGEDQSLNHSDGCHERSSCNDGVSCCLISNTLDHINSSNEGCIQAASEDNHTPLENMLIDMSGLDSKSDPFESKQGKKVKRRQRQRKLYNEAEDLHFQEMPEVYSAAVGKYWCQRYSLFSRFDDGVKLDEEGWFSVTPEVIARHQAIRCASGVIIDGFTGVGGNAIQFAQQCRHVIGIDIDPLKIEYARHNAAIYGVDDQIEFVVGDFFHLAPMLKADTVFLSPPWGGPDYVKATTYDLKTMLRPHDGYTLFNVAKEIASRVVMFLPRNINFNQLAELSLSSCPSWSLEVEKVYLNNKLKAITAYFSSTSGGGC, encoded by the exons ATGGTCATCGTCGATTCCGATTACGAAGGTGCCGCCATCGAAGCCCTCGGTTCTCTCTTCAAGGTCACCCAAGTCTTCCTCTG gGATGATGGCCTTCAGGTTTCATCCTCAGCTGAACGCTGG AAATTGGATGAAGCTGATGACAATCACGGCTCTGACCCCGTTCCTG ATTTGATTGACCTTATTACACCCGAGGATTTGGAGCTTACCAAACAGCTGAATGAATTGGGGCTCCCTCTTTCCTTCCAGACAAACAAAGAG AAAAATGGACCagtaaaaggcaaaaaaaaggGTAAACTTTTGAAGCATCCAAATACTTGTCACAACCCTGTAGATGAAACTCTATATGAAGTGAGTGGGGAGGAGATTGTATCTCCCGCTAAATTTCATGATAAAACTAGCAGTCCTTTATCTTGTATATCAATGCTGGGCCAAAGTGAATCTTCTTTCCTTGAAGGTGCCATGGATATTGATATGACCCAATGTGCCTATGGTGAAGGAGCTAATTCTGCTTGCTGTACTGGGTTTGCTAGTGGTGTTTGCAGGGAcataaataatgataatataaatcaGGTAGCAACTAATGAAGCCCAAGATGATGACTTTTTAATCAGTAATGATCGTGTTGATTTGAAAACTGCACCTGCTTCAGATACTGGAGTCTCTGCTGGAAGCCATTTGAAAGGTGCTGGTGTCAATTATTGTGGTACAGAATATGATGAAAGCTTGATTGACAGTGAATGTTTAGAAGTTTCACCAATTGTTGGCAAAAATACAGATTGTGATACTATTTACAATGATGATGGTGCtgccacttgtcatccacattCTATTGAATCAGAGTTGCATCCTGTGAGTTCAGAAGGGATTGAATGTGACAGAAATGATGTTTCAAATAATTATGCTGAACATGGAGATTGGATGGTCGTCTGGGATACTTTCTATGAGAGAACATACTTCTACAATATTAGAACACACACTTCTACATGGGATGCACCCTCAGGGATGGAGCATCTGGCAACTGGCAGGTATACTGAATCAGATGATAGTAAAACTCTCAAGGCATCAGAAGAATGGGGAATACAAAATAGCACCAAACCACCTGAGGAAACCTTGATTGAAGAGAACTTGGAAGTAAAGCAACATGAAGAGTATTTGACAGAGAGTGGAGTTGCTGTTGGCAATTTGGTCTCTGATATCACTACACATGGTGAAGACCAATCGCTCAATCATTCAGATGGGTGTCATGAGAGAAGTAGTTGCAATGATGGAGTTTCATGCTGCTTAATATCAAATACTCTGGATCATATCAATAG CTCTAATGAAGGATGCATTCAGGCAGCATCAGAGGATAATCATACACCCTTGGAAAACATGTTAATTGATATGTCTGGATTGGATTCTAAATCTGATCCTTTCGAGTCAAAACAgggaaagaaagtaaaaagaagaCAAAGGCAGAGGAAATTATATAATGAAGCTGAGG ATCTCCACTTTCAAGAAATGCCTGAAGTGTATTCTGCTGCAGTTGGCAAATATTGGTGTCAGAGGTATAGTTTGTTCTCTAGATTTGATGATGGTGTAAAACTGGATGAGGAAGGATGGTTTTCTGTCACTCCAGAGGTTATTGCTCGGCATCAAGCAATACGTTGTGCAAGTGGTGTGATAATTGACGGTTTCACTGGTGTTGGTGGGAATGCTATCCAATTTGCACAACA GTGCAGGCATGTAATCGGAATTGATATTGATCCATTGAAGATCGAATATGCTAGGCATAATGCTGCTATTTATGGTGTAGATGATCAAATTGAATTTGTAGTGGGTGATTTCTTCCACTTGGCACCAATGTTAAAG GCTGATACTGTTTTCTTATCTCCACCATGGGGGGGACCTGATTATGTCAAGGCTACTACTTATGACTTGAAGACGATGCTTAGACCACATGATGG ATATACACTGTTTAATGTTGCAAAGGAGATTGCTTCCAGAGTTGTTATGTTCCTTCCAAGAAATATCAATTTCAACCAATTGGCAGAGTTATCTCTGTCATCCTGTCCATCATGGTCACTAGAg GTGGAGaaagtttatttaaataataaattgaagGCGATCACTGCTTATTTCAGTTCTACATCAGGTGGAGGGTGCTAG
- the LOC114383120 gene encoding trimethylguanosine synthase-like isoform X3: protein MCNKKKNGPVKGKKKGKLLKHPNTCHNPVDETLYEVSGEEIVSPAKFHDKTSSPLSCISMLGQSESSFLEGAMDIDMTQCAYGEGANSACCTGFASGVCRDINNDNINQVATNEAQDDDFLISNDRVDLKTAPASDTGVSAGSHLKGAGVNYCGTEYDESLIDSECLEVSPIVGKNTDCDTIYNDDGAATCHPHSIESELHPVSSEGIECDRNDVSNNYAEHGDWMVVWDTFYERTYFYNIRTHTSTWDAPSGMEHLATGRYTESDDSKTLKASEEWGIQNSTKPPEETLIEENLEVKQHEEYLTESGVAVGNLVSDITTHGEDQSLNHSDGCHERSSCNDGVSCCLISNTLDHINSSNEGCIQAASEDNHTPLENMLIDMSGLDSKSDPFESKQGKKVKRRQRQRKLYNEAEDLHFQEMPEVYSAAVGKYWCQRYSLFSRFDDGVKLDEEGWFSVTPEVIARHQAIRCASGVIIDGFTGVGGNAIQFAQQCRHVIGIDIDPLKIEYARHNAAIYGVDDQIEFVVGDFFHLAPMLKADTVFLSPPWGGPDYVKATTYDLKTMLRPHDGYTLFNVAKEIASRVVMFLPRNINFNQLAELSLSSCPSWSLEVEKVYLNNKLKAITAYFSSTSGGGC from the exons ATGTGCAATAAGAAA AAAAATGGACCagtaaaaggcaaaaaaaaggGTAAACTTTTGAAGCATCCAAATACTTGTCACAACCCTGTAGATGAAACTCTATATGAAGTGAGTGGGGAGGAGATTGTATCTCCCGCTAAATTTCATGATAAAACTAGCAGTCCTTTATCTTGTATATCAATGCTGGGCCAAAGTGAATCTTCTTTCCTTGAAGGTGCCATGGATATTGATATGACCCAATGTGCCTATGGTGAAGGAGCTAATTCTGCTTGCTGTACTGGGTTTGCTAGTGGTGTTTGCAGGGAcataaataatgataatataaatcaGGTAGCAACTAATGAAGCCCAAGATGATGACTTTTTAATCAGTAATGATCGTGTTGATTTGAAAACTGCACCTGCTTCAGATACTGGAGTCTCTGCTGGAAGCCATTTGAAAGGTGCTGGTGTCAATTATTGTGGTACAGAATATGATGAAAGCTTGATTGACAGTGAATGTTTAGAAGTTTCACCAATTGTTGGCAAAAATACAGATTGTGATACTATTTACAATGATGATGGTGCtgccacttgtcatccacattCTATTGAATCAGAGTTGCATCCTGTGAGTTCAGAAGGGATTGAATGTGACAGAAATGATGTTTCAAATAATTATGCTGAACATGGAGATTGGATGGTCGTCTGGGATACTTTCTATGAGAGAACATACTTCTACAATATTAGAACACACACTTCTACATGGGATGCACCCTCAGGGATGGAGCATCTGGCAACTGGCAGGTATACTGAATCAGATGATAGTAAAACTCTCAAGGCATCAGAAGAATGGGGAATACAAAATAGCACCAAACCACCTGAGGAAACCTTGATTGAAGAGAACTTGGAAGTAAAGCAACATGAAGAGTATTTGACAGAGAGTGGAGTTGCTGTTGGCAATTTGGTCTCTGATATCACTACACATGGTGAAGACCAATCGCTCAATCATTCAGATGGGTGTCATGAGAGAAGTAGTTGCAATGATGGAGTTTCATGCTGCTTAATATCAAATACTCTGGATCATATCAATAG CTCTAATGAAGGATGCATTCAGGCAGCATCAGAGGATAATCATACACCCTTGGAAAACATGTTAATTGATATGTCTGGATTGGATTCTAAATCTGATCCTTTCGAGTCAAAACAgggaaagaaagtaaaaagaagaCAAAGGCAGAGGAAATTATATAATGAAGCTGAGG ATCTCCACTTTCAAGAAATGCCTGAAGTGTATTCTGCTGCAGTTGGCAAATATTGGTGTCAGAGGTATAGTTTGTTCTCTAGATTTGATGATGGTGTAAAACTGGATGAGGAAGGATGGTTTTCTGTCACTCCAGAGGTTATTGCTCGGCATCAAGCAATACGTTGTGCAAGTGGTGTGATAATTGACGGTTTCACTGGTGTTGGTGGGAATGCTATCCAATTTGCACAACA GTGCAGGCATGTAATCGGAATTGATATTGATCCATTGAAGATCGAATATGCTAGGCATAATGCTGCTATTTATGGTGTAGATGATCAAATTGAATTTGTAGTGGGTGATTTCTTCCACTTGGCACCAATGTTAAAG GCTGATACTGTTTTCTTATCTCCACCATGGGGGGGACCTGATTATGTCAAGGCTACTACTTATGACTTGAAGACGATGCTTAGACCACATGATGG ATATACACTGTTTAATGTTGCAAAGGAGATTGCTTCCAGAGTTGTTATGTTCCTTCCAAGAAATATCAATTTCAACCAATTGGCAGAGTTATCTCTGTCATCCTGTCCATCATGGTCACTAGAg GTGGAGaaagtttatttaaataataaattgaagGCGATCACTGCTTATTTCAGTTCTACATCAGGTGGAGGGTGCTAG
- the LOC114383120 gene encoding uncharacterized protein LOC114383120 isoform X1 — protein sequence MVIVDSDYEGAAIEALGSLFKVTQVFLWDDGLQVSSSAERWKLDEADDNHGSDPVPADLIDLITPEDLELTKQLNELGLPLSFQTNKEKNGPVKGKKKGKLLKHPNTCHNPVDETLYEVSGEEIVSPAKFHDKTSSPLSCISMLGQSESSFLEGAMDIDMTQCAYGEGANSACCTGFASGVCRDINNDNINQVATNEAQDDDFLISNDRVDLKTAPASDTGVSAGSHLKGAGVNYCGTEYDESLIDSECLEVSPIVGKNTDCDTIYNDDGAATCHPHSIESELHPVSSEGIECDRNDVSNNYAEHGDWMVVWDTFYERTYFYNIRTHTSTWDAPSGMEHLATGRYTESDDSKTLKASEEWGIQNSTKPPEETLIEENLEVKQHEEYLTESGVAVGNLVSDITTHGEDQSLNHSDGCHERSSCNDGVSCCLISNTLDHINSSNEGCIQAASEDNHTPLENMLIDMSGLDSKSDPFESKQGKKVKRRQRQRKLYNEAEDLHFQEMPEVYSAAVGKYWCQRYSLFSRFDDGVKLDEEGWFSVTPEVIARHQAIRCASGVIIDGFTGVGGNAIQFAQQCRHVIGIDIDPLKIEYARHNAAIYGVDDQIEFVVGDFFHLAPMLKADTVFLSPPWGGPDYVKATTYDLKTMLRPHDGYTLFNVAKEIASRVVMFLPRNINFNQLAELSLSSCPSWSLEVEKVYLNNKLKAITAYFSSTSGGGC from the exons ATGGTCATCGTCGATTCCGATTACGAAGGTGCCGCCATCGAAGCCCTCGGTTCTCTCTTCAAGGTCACCCAAGTCTTCCTCTG gGATGATGGCCTTCAGGTTTCATCCTCAGCTGAACGCTGG AAATTGGATGAAGCTGATGACAATCACGGCTCTGACCCCGTTCCTG CAGATTTGATTGACCTTATTACACCCGAGGATTTGGAGCTTACCAAACAGCTGAATGAATTGGGGCTCCCTCTTTCCTTCCAGACAAACAAAGAG AAAAATGGACCagtaaaaggcaaaaaaaaggGTAAACTTTTGAAGCATCCAAATACTTGTCACAACCCTGTAGATGAAACTCTATATGAAGTGAGTGGGGAGGAGATTGTATCTCCCGCTAAATTTCATGATAAAACTAGCAGTCCTTTATCTTGTATATCAATGCTGGGCCAAAGTGAATCTTCTTTCCTTGAAGGTGCCATGGATATTGATATGACCCAATGTGCCTATGGTGAAGGAGCTAATTCTGCTTGCTGTACTGGGTTTGCTAGTGGTGTTTGCAGGGAcataaataatgataatataaatcaGGTAGCAACTAATGAAGCCCAAGATGATGACTTTTTAATCAGTAATGATCGTGTTGATTTGAAAACTGCACCTGCTTCAGATACTGGAGTCTCTGCTGGAAGCCATTTGAAAGGTGCTGGTGTCAATTATTGTGGTACAGAATATGATGAAAGCTTGATTGACAGTGAATGTTTAGAAGTTTCACCAATTGTTGGCAAAAATACAGATTGTGATACTATTTACAATGATGATGGTGCtgccacttgtcatccacattCTATTGAATCAGAGTTGCATCCTGTGAGTTCAGAAGGGATTGAATGTGACAGAAATGATGTTTCAAATAATTATGCTGAACATGGAGATTGGATGGTCGTCTGGGATACTTTCTATGAGAGAACATACTTCTACAATATTAGAACACACACTTCTACATGGGATGCACCCTCAGGGATGGAGCATCTGGCAACTGGCAGGTATACTGAATCAGATGATAGTAAAACTCTCAAGGCATCAGAAGAATGGGGAATACAAAATAGCACCAAACCACCTGAGGAAACCTTGATTGAAGAGAACTTGGAAGTAAAGCAACATGAAGAGTATTTGACAGAGAGTGGAGTTGCTGTTGGCAATTTGGTCTCTGATATCACTACACATGGTGAAGACCAATCGCTCAATCATTCAGATGGGTGTCATGAGAGAAGTAGTTGCAATGATGGAGTTTCATGCTGCTTAATATCAAATACTCTGGATCATATCAATAG CTCTAATGAAGGATGCATTCAGGCAGCATCAGAGGATAATCATACACCCTTGGAAAACATGTTAATTGATATGTCTGGATTGGATTCTAAATCTGATCCTTTCGAGTCAAAACAgggaaagaaagtaaaaagaagaCAAAGGCAGAGGAAATTATATAATGAAGCTGAGG ATCTCCACTTTCAAGAAATGCCTGAAGTGTATTCTGCTGCAGTTGGCAAATATTGGTGTCAGAGGTATAGTTTGTTCTCTAGATTTGATGATGGTGTAAAACTGGATGAGGAAGGATGGTTTTCTGTCACTCCAGAGGTTATTGCTCGGCATCAAGCAATACGTTGTGCAAGTGGTGTGATAATTGACGGTTTCACTGGTGTTGGTGGGAATGCTATCCAATTTGCACAACA GTGCAGGCATGTAATCGGAATTGATATTGATCCATTGAAGATCGAATATGCTAGGCATAATGCTGCTATTTATGGTGTAGATGATCAAATTGAATTTGTAGTGGGTGATTTCTTCCACTTGGCACCAATGTTAAAG GCTGATACTGTTTTCTTATCTCCACCATGGGGGGGACCTGATTATGTCAAGGCTACTACTTATGACTTGAAGACGATGCTTAGACCACATGATGG ATATACACTGTTTAATGTTGCAAAGGAGATTGCTTCCAGAGTTGTTATGTTCCTTCCAAGAAATATCAATTTCAACCAATTGGCAGAGTTATCTCTGTCATCCTGTCCATCATGGTCACTAGAg GTGGAGaaagtttatttaaataataaattgaagGCGATCACTGCTTATTTCAGTTCTACATCAGGTGGAGGGTGCTAG